The segment AGTTTCGGGACAAGGAAGGCAATGTTGTCTGGGGAACGTTGCAAAGTACATTGAAATGTAAGGATAAAAACGGAAACGAACATGTCGGTTGCGATAACGGTCGTGGCATGGCGGCCGATGTCGATTCCACGAATCGTGGCTTTGAAATGTGGTCGGGAACCAGCGGAGGAATCCGAACGGTAACTGGAACGACGCTTTCGGCTACGACTCCTTCGGTCAATTTCCGCATTTACTTTGACGGTGACCTGCAGGACGAACTGCTGGATGCTACAGGCAGTGGCGGCAGCGGTGGAAAGATTGAAAAGTGGAATTCCAGCAAGAAAACCGTCGATCGCTACTTCAGCTTCTATGAAGTGAATAGTTCGACTCTGAACAACTACACTAAGGCGAATCCCTGTATTGTAGCCGATCTCTTCGGTGACTGGCGCGAAGAATTCATTGCACGTTCCAGCACGGATCCTTCGACAATCACGATTTTCCAGACTCCCGTGACGACTCCGCACAGGCTCTACACGCTGATGCACGACCCGCAATACCGCGTGAGTGTCGCTTGGCAGAATGTTGCCTATAACCAGCCGCCTCATGCGAGCTATTACCTGCCCGACATGGTGAAGAACTTGAAGAAACCCGACATTTACATGCTTGGTACTGAAGGTGTCGCGGGCCTCGCTCCTTCTATTTCGAAGGTGGGCGATGGGCTTGAAAACCAGGGAATCCTGCTAGGTAATGCAATCGAGAGCTTCGGCTACAAGTTTATCGGCTGCGACGGCGTGAAGGTGACTGGACTCCCGAAGGGCGTGACCGCGAAGGTAGAGGGTTCGACCGTGACCATTTCGGGAACTCCGACGGAAGCGGGCGTATTTGCCTACACCGTTGTAACCGAAGGTGGTGAGGGTGATGCCGCGTCTGCGAAGGGTGTGCTCTCTGTTGCTGCTCCGGGAAATGCTGAAGAGGTTGCGACGAAGAAGGAGGCTTCCAAGGTCGATGCTTCTACGCCGGATGCGGGAATTGGCTGGTCCGAGACGACCAATACGGGCTTTGTCGAGAAGGGATACTTCAACTTCGACAACTCTACTGCAAGCTACGGAACATGGAACCTGTATTCCGAGCATACTGCTTCTACCACCATCAGTATCCGCTTTGCAAACGGTGGCAGTGCCGCACGCGATATGGAACTTGTGGTGAACGGAGTCAAGGTAGGGACAGTCTCTATGGATGCGACCGGCGGCTGGACGACTTGGCTTACGACCGATGCGAAGATTGATTTGGCAAAGGGACTCAATACGATTACGCTTAAGTCGACGACTGCCGATGGTGGCGCGAATGTGGATATGTTCTACTTCGATATCGAAGGCGTGAGCGCCTATGCGGGCCAGGTCGACGAGCAGACCACGATAAAGCCTGTTGCAGCTTCTGTGCGTGGAATGGTGTTCAACCCCTCGACGGGTGTGTTGTACACCCCGAAAGCAGGCCTTGCTGAAATTTACTTCTACGACATGTCCGGTGCGATGCGCCTGGGCGTTTCCAGGAACGTGACGGCGGGAATGAGCGAAATTTCGCTTGACCGCGAACTGCTCCCGAAGGGCCTGTACGTCGTGAAGGTCAAACTTGACGGGAAATTGATGCAGAAGAGTGTGTTTAGGAATTAGAAACGCGCAAAAATAGTATTATTACTTAAGGTAAGGATGTTTTGGAACTTAACCAATAAATGTAAGGCATAGTTATGGCTAAACATCCTTATTTCGCTATCCTTGCGCTACTTATTGCGCTCCCGCTCCAATCCTTCGCGCTTCCCCGCCAAATGGAGGCGATAAACCGTGGCCTTCTCGTCTCGAACGTGGGCAAGTCCGGCATGCTCGTCTCGTGGCGCCTGCTTGGTACGGAAGATTCCGGCACGGAGTTCAACCTCTACCGCGACGGTGAAAAAATCGCTACCATCGGGAGCAATGCTGGCACCAACTACCTGGATGCCGCCGGCAAAGTTACTTCCAAGTACGCTGTCGCAGCCGTTGTGGGTGGCAAGGAAGGCCCGAAGCTGGAACCCTCCATCGTCCTAGATTCGACGGTGGTGGATAAGGGTAAATCCGTTCCGTACAAGGTTCTCAAGCTGGACCGCCCCGCAAGCCAGGTAATGCCTGATTCCGATAATACGGTCTGCAATTACTATCCGGACGACATGAGTGTCGGTGACCTGGATGGCGATGGTGAATACGAACTTGTCGTAAAGTGGATTCCGGACAACTACAAGGACAACTCCCAGTCCATGGTTGGTTCGTACACGGGAACGGTCTTTATCGATGCCTACGAACTTGACGGTACTAAGCTCTGGCGAATAAGCCTTGGCAGGAATATCCGTGCGGGTGCGCACTACACGCAGTTCCAGGTTTTTGACTACGATGGCGATGGCAAGGCCGAAATGATTGTGAAGACCGGTGACGGAACTATCGACGGCAAGGGCAAGGTTATCGGGGATTCTACCAAGGATTACCGCAATGAATCGGGAATTATTATTGAAGGTCCTGAATACTTGACGGTGTTCAGGGGTTCTGACGGTGCCGAGATTACGACGATTGATTACGTTCCGTCGCGCGATATCAGGGCGTTTGGCCCCTATGATTCCTTGGGCCTCAACTGGGGTGACAAGTACGGTAACCGCTGTGACCGTTTTTTGGCGGCGACCGCCTACCTCGATGGCGTGCACCCGAGCCTGATTACTGCCCGCGGCTACTATACGGCGGCCTACGTGGTGGCTTTCGACTTTGACGGCAAAAACTTGAAGCAGCGCTGGTTCCACAAGTCTGAAACTCCGGGCGAGGGGCTTTTCCGTCAGGGCAACCTCAATATAGTTGTTGGCGACCTCGATGACGATGGCAAGGATGAAATTGTCTATGGTGGTGCGGCCCTGAATAGTGATGGAACCCTCCGTTACTCGACAGGCCTTGGTTACGGCTACGCCGCCTATGTTGGCGATTTTGATCCGGACCATGCTGGCCGCGAAGTATGGGCAATCCATTCGGATTATGACAGTGCCGAGTACATCGCCGAATTCCGCGATGACAAGGGCAATATCATTTTTGGTGACAAACCTACATTGATTAAGGAAAATGGCCGTGCCATGGTTGCCGACATCGATTCTGCTTCTCGCGGCTACGAGATGTGGTCTTACATTGTAAACGACATCCATTCTGCTAAGGGAACCCCGATCAAGCTTGATTCGTCTCTCGTACCGGACGGTGAAGAGTTTGGATATTTAGGATCTTTGGTTCCGACGAGTTTCAGGATTTATTTCGACGGCGACTTGCAGGATGAACTTTTGGATGGCCCTGTTGTTCACAAGTTCAATTCAGTAAAGAGAACGATCGAGACTTATTTTCAAGGAGATTCGACGCTCGGCCTGATTGGAAATCAGAGTACCAAGAACTTCCCGGGCCTTGTGGCAGACCTTTTCGGCGACTGGCGCGAAGAAATGATTTTCCGTTCGGAACGCGATTCGTCCAAGATTTATATTCTCTCCACTCCGGTGACGACTCCGCACCGCCTTTACACGCTGATGCACGACGCCCAGTACCGCCAGGCAGTCGCATGGCAGAACACGGCGTACAACTTGCCGCCGCACCCGAGCTACTACCTGCCCGACATGGTCCAGAAACTCACGAAGCCCAATGTCTACACGGTGGGTGAAAATGATTTTGTCGTGGATCCCGATGCTGTCCTTATCAAGAACGGAGGCGGAAAGCAAAAGCAGACTGTTACGTTGGGCGAAAAGATAAAGTCCATTAGTTTCGACTACCTGTTCTGTACCGGCGTCAAGGTAGAAGGCCTTCCGTCTGGAGTCTCTGCCAAGGTCGATTCTGCAGCGCAGACGGTCAAGATATCTGGCAAGCCGAAAAAGGTTGGAACCTTCAAGTACACGGTGACGACTGTGGGCAGCAAGGCGGGAAATGTATCGACCAAGGGCGAAATCGTCGTGAAGGAGCCGGATTCGTCCGGTACGGGTAAGGAATCTATTGCGCTGGTTCGCCTTGGAGGTGGACTCTTCTACCGCCCGGCAACGGGAGCGCTTTTCACTCCGGTTCCAGGCTTTGTCGAGGTCCTGTTCTACGATGTTGCCGGCACCGTGCGTGGTTCTGTTTCCGGCTATGTGCAGGCGGGCGAGAGCAAACTTGCTCTTGACCGTGGTGTTCTCCCGGAGGGAATGTACGTCGTGAAGGTGAAACGTGACGGGGCGATCCAGCAGAAGGGACTTTTCAGGATAAAAAAAGAATAAGTAACTAAAAATGGGAAATGGGATGTTATGAACTGTTTTACTAGAATCTGGCAGTCTGCCGTAATTGCATCGATGTTTGTCGCCCCGCTTGCGCTGGCGAAGGTGACCATCTACATGTGTGGTGACTCCACCATGCAGGACTGGGCTGCAGGCTACTGCCCCAAGCAGGGCCAGGGCCAGGATTTCCATTACTGGTTCGATGCAACCAAGGCGGAGGTCGTGAACCGCGGTCAGGGTGGCATGGCTGCCGACGGCTACTACGACATGTTCTGGAAAAAGGGTTGCTCTGCCGGTAACTGCATTGTGGAAAAATTGCAGGCGGGCGACTATGCCGTAATCCAGTTCGGCATCAACGATGTGAGCAAGAGCGACGAGGCGAAGTTTACCGTCGCGATGAGCACGATGGCGAAGGAGGCCCAGGCGAAGGGGGCGTACCCGATTATCATGAGCCCGATACGCCGCTGCTATTACGATTCTCCGACGGCCATCCACAACAGCTACCGCGGCTACCCGGCTCGCGCGAAGGCGATTGCGGATTCCCTGAACATCCCGTTCATCGACATGAGCGAGATGGTCGCGAACTACATGATTTCGGTGGGCGAGAGCTACGCGCAGCAGTTTATTTTCAACTATGCGACGAGCGCGGAGTATTCTAACCTCAAGAGCGACCAGGCTGATCAGGTTCACCTGCAGATGAACGGCGCGAACGCTTTCGGCCGCATCATTACCGAACAGATGCGTGCACATTCCGACCCGCTGGTAAAGAAGCTGGGCGACTACATGGCGCCTATGTACCAGGTGAGCGTGAAGGTTTCGCCGGAGGGCGCTGCAGAGGCGACTTCGATAAACGCCTACTACCCGCAAGGCATGACCGTCATGCTCAAGACTATCCCGAAGAGCGGCAAGAAGTTCCTTGGCTGGTATGACGGGAACGGCAATAAGGTGAGCGGGCAGGCGGTTTCTACAGTGAAGTCGCAGTACATCTACACGTTTACCATGAGGGGTGCCGCGACGCAGTATACTGCCGTGTATGAAGGCGGTACGGCGCAGAAGTACGAGGGTGATGGCGCTGCCTTGACGGCGTTCCCGACGACGACCCCGAAGAGCCTCGACGATGTGACCTTCGTGCCGTTTACCCCGATGGACGGTAGCCAGGAATCGACGGTGCCGGTAGACAAGAACATCAAGAAGTTCTTTGATGCCTACAAGCCGGATTCGGGACTTGGAACTTCGGATACCAACTGGGCGCATACGGGTCTCGGTTTCTTCAACATGGCGAATGAGAAGAACTCCTTTGCCACTTACAAGATGAAGTTCCCCGGTGCGGGTTACGTGACGCTCGCGGTACGCTATGCGAACGGAGGAACTTCTGACCGCATGTTCAACGCGTACCTGGATCACGACTACTACGTGAGCGCACCGCCTACAGGTGGTTGGGAAAACTGGGATACCGCTTACGTGGTGATGGATGCCCCGCTCGGCGAGGCGGAACTCAAGTTTATTTCGCTTACGAGTGACGGTGCGCCGAATATCGATGCCTTCGGGTTCAGTATTGACGATGTATGCCGTGTGAGTGAAGGCTGCCCCGAGGTAAGCGATACTACGGATACGACGATTGCCTTGCATGCGATTGCTGCAAATGCGGGAGTAAGGCTCCGTGGCGCTGTGCTTTCGCTGGTGCGCGATGCTGACGTGAGTGTGTTTGACATGCGTGGCCGCCTGGTGGTTCGCAAGGTTATGGCTGCGGGCGAGGTGAATCTCTCGACGCTCGTGCGCGCGAACGGCCTGTACCGCGTTGTGGTCCGTGATGGTAGTTCTAAGTTTGTCGCAACATATGCAAAGGTGAGGTAAGGATGCGTCGCATAATTAAATATCTCCTTGCTGCCTTGGTGTTCGCGGGTGTCGCCGTGAGCGATTCCACGAGTTTCAAGGTTCACGTGATTGGCGACTCTACGGTTTGCAACTACAAGGACAATGCTTACCCGCAAACAGGTTGGGGACAGATTCTGGGGAGTTTCTTTGACGGTTCCCGCGTCCAGGTGGTGAACTATGCTATCGGTGGTCGCAGCTCCAAGACGTTCGTGCAGGAAGGTCGCCTAGACGAAGTGAAGAAGAATCTCCAGAAGGGCGATGTCATGATGGTTCAGTTCGGGCATAACGACCGCTATTTTGGAAGCAAACCTCGTGAGGTCCCCTTTGATTCGCTTGGCTACTGGCTACAGCAGTATGCCGATGTGGCTAAGGGTGCGGGCGCAACTCTAGTGTATGTGACCCCGATGAACATGAATATGGGGGCCAACGGCCGCAATATCTTTACTGAATACAACGTTGTCGGCAAGATGGAGGAACTTGCCAAGAAAAATGGCGCCGTCTACGTGAACCTGAATGCAAAATCCTACAATGCTTATAGCAAGAGCTGGGACCCGGCGTATGTTTCCCGCTACCAGTTCAAGATGTTCCTAAAGGGAGAATACCCGAATTACCCGGATGGTGTCACCAACGACGGAACGACGCACTTCCAGGAATCGGGCTCCATTGCTCACTGCCAGTGGATTGCCGAGGAACTTGAAAGCGCCCTGAAAAATGAATCGTACATCTCTGCCGACAACAAGGCGAATTTGACACAGCTCGTGTCCTCCCTCAAGCCGCGTTTCGCATTTACGGTCAAGGCGAATATTTCGAACAGCAAGGGCCTCATTACGCATAACCAGCAGCTCCCCGGCGGCGCTCCGCTTACCTTGCATGTAAGCCCTGGCAGCTTTGGCAAGAAGTTCGTTGGCTGGTACGATGACGACTGTAATAAGCTTTCTGCCGATTCGAACTACTACGGCAAAAAGACCCTCTACCGCGCGGCAACCTATACGGCTGTCTTTGACGGTGGGCCCGCCTGCCAGCCGACTTCGCACGGCGAAGAAAATTCTGGCGATACTCCGACTTCTTCGAGTTCCGAGGGCCCGGAATCGTCGGGTTCCATTGACACGGCGCTTTGCTTTACGGGTGTTGCCGATGCAGCTTGGCCGTCTCCGATTGACATGGCTAGTCCCGAAGCGGGAGATGGCTGGACCGAGGCGAATCATGAAGGCTTTACGGGCCAGGGCTTCTTTAACTTTGACAACTCCGCCTATAGCACGGCTACTTACAATGTGACTTCGGACCAGTCCGCATCGAACGCGCGCGTAATGATTCGCTATTCGTTTCAGGGAAACACGGATCGAGACATGAAGCTGACTGTCGATAATGGTGAGTACGATGTGACATTCAAGTCTACCGGAAGCTGGGACAAGTGGGATACGGTCTACATTGAAGATGTGTGGGTCGATGCGCTTGACTTTAAGGTGAAGCTTGCTTCGGCCTCGGCAGATGGTGGCCCGAATATCGACATGATTGCTTTTGACATCAAGGGCGTGTACCGCACCGGATGCAAGCCCGCGAAGGTGGCAAACGATTCTGTTCCGCCGGTGCGCATTGCGCCTGTCCGCGAGATGCAATTGCAGCCCAAGGTGGGCAAGTCGTTCAATGCCCTCGGGCGGGAACTCCCGGCTTCGACGAAGGCGCGCAAGTACCCCGCAATAAGGACCTTTAATCGCTAAGCACCGTGAGTGTATGTGCGCGGGCTTACAGGATTCACGGTGTGGACTTTTTTATTGTACGGTTTGTGGACTAATTTGCTATATTCCTTCTAAAACAACGAAACAGGCTGATTTTACACTATGATTAATCTTTTTGAATATTTGAATTACCGAGACTTTTTAAGGGATGCCTACGAGGAACGCCATGCTAGCGACTGGCGCTTTAGCCACCGGTATATCGCCGACAAGGCGGGTTTCGATTCTTCGATGTTCAATAAGATTCTGCAAGGCAAACGCAACCTCACCGAACGCATGGTGAGCGTGTTTGCCGATATCTTCTGCAACGATGCGCGTGAAAAGTCGTATTTTGCAAATATGGTGGCCTTCAACCAGGCGAAAACCCATTCCGAGAGCCGCCAGTACCTTGAAAAGCTTGTGGCGACAAAGGAGTGCAAGGTCGAGGATTTGGCGAAGGACCAGTTCGAATATTTTGACCATTGGTACCATGCCGTTATCCGTGAACTGGTGACGTTCTACCCCTACGTGGGCGACGATGCCGCTCTTGGGCTCATGGTGCGCCCGCCGATTACCGCAAGCCAGGTGAAGTCTTCCATCGCGTTGCTCGAACGCCTCTCGATGATCAAGAAGAATCCCGAGACAGGCTTTTACGAGCAGACGCAGGGCCTGATTTCTAGCGGCTCTGAATCGTACAGCACAGCGGTGAATTCATACATTCAGCAGAATTTGGACGTAGCCCAGACGGCGATGGACCGTTTCGACAAGACGGAACGTAACCTTTCGACGCTCGCGTTTGCCTGCGACGAGACGACGTATAGCGAACTGGTAGAAATGGTCCGCCGTTTCCGCCGAGAGATTCTTGCAAAGGTTTCGCAGTGCGAAAAGCCCAATCGAGTTTTCCAGCTGGGGATGCAGCTGTTCCCGCTTTCGGACCCGTACCCGCCACCGCAGAGGCGAGGCCGCAAGAGGCGTATCCGCGGGCAGGAGGCTCTGGACCAGAAACAGCTTGAAGGCGGCAAGGATGCCGGGGAGGTGGACCATGTCTAGGCATGCTTTTATTCCGGCGTCTGTTGCCATGCTGCTTGCGCTTGCCGCTTGCAGTAACGACGGGAAGGTGGCCGGCGGTACCGAGGCCGAATCGACGATTGCCCTGCAGGTGCAGCTTGCTGACGGCACTCCGGCGGCAAATGCCCGCGTGCGCGTGCTCCCCGATGATTACCTGAGCGATGGCGTAAATGATGCAGAGTGGACTGCTTCCGACGGGAACGGCTTTGTGGAAATGACGGCAGAACCGGGTGACTACGCGGTGGAAGTCCGTAACGTGAAAGGCTCCGTTGCCTCGGGTGCTGTGCTGAACATTTCGCTCGATACGAATACCTCCAAGGTCGATACCGTGAAGCTCGGTGAACTTTCTACTATCGAAGGCTTCGTTTTCTTGGGCAGGAGCGCTCCGGTAATTCGCGTTGCCGGGCTTGACCGCTATGTGGTTCCCGACAGCACGGGGCACTTTGTTATCGATTCTCTCCCTTTGGGTGATTTCAAGGTCAATTTTGCCGATACGCTGGTAAACAATTCCGTTACGCTGGAGTTCGCTCCGGGCGATACGTTGTATGTAGACTGCACGGACCCGGAATCTGAAATCAAGGTATTCAAGTCGCAAGATGTCGATTCGAGCAAGTTCCCCGAGAAGGACTGGAGCGAGCATGCCGCACTGCTTTCGCAGATAGAGGGCTATGCCGTCGGTACTCTCGGAGCTGCAGGCGTTACCGATAGCCTCGGCAATATCTCCGAGGCAGAAGGCGAAATCTGCATTGTGACGACGACGGAAGACTACCTGATTGTTGAAGATACGACGGAGGTGGATTCCGCGGGTGTCGCCGCGACGAAGGCCGTAATCGCTCCGGGTTCGCTGCGTGACTGCGCCTACCGCGAAGGCCCCACGTGGGTGCTGTTCAAGGAGAGCGGAACGTACAACCTGCAGTCCCCGCTCCGCCTCAAGAAAGACAAGACTTTTGACGGTCGTGGCCGCGATG is part of the Fibrobacter sp. UWR2 genome and harbors:
- a CDS encoding right-handed parallel beta-helix repeat-containing protein, producing the protein MSRHAFIPASVAMLLALAACSNDGKVAGGTEAESTIALQVQLADGTPAANARVRVLPDDYLSDGVNDAEWTASDGNGFVEMTAEPGDYAVEVRNVKGSVASGAVLNISLDTNTSKVDTVKLGELSTIEGFVFLGRSAPVIRVAGLDRYVVPDSTGHFVIDSLPLGDFKVNFADTLVNNSVTLEFAPGDTLYVDCTDPESEIKVFKSQDVDSSKFPEKDWSEHAALLSQIEGYAVGTLGAAGVTDSLGNISEAEGEICIVTTTEDYLIVEDTTEVDSAGVAATKAVIAPGSLRDCAYREGPTWVLFKESGTYNLQSPLRLKKDKTFDGRGRDVRIAGMGVLTDGSSNLVFENITFAAPAITVLDTSSRRALSIHNGTHNVWVDHCTFEEYPLVELDVKRGSYGVTISWSRFENAQTGVLFGLAGDIIKETSQNLTAHHNYFAGLSNDGILSHGGELHAYNNFFDGVEKSGVVCSDSARCLVENNIFNNEMPVTLYRWYNEDGSPVDSTVGFVSMKDNLLTAGDALDGDALGYKPDYKYGVDIADADNAWSVKTGSGAR
- a CDS encoding carbohydrate-binding protein, which codes for MGHKEGCFKTFVGMVLAFGLAVPAFAANRQMEKLSRGLAVANTGKGMLVSWRLLGTENPDTEFNLYRDGTKIATIGKTAGTNYLDAEGKTTSKYTVAAVVNGKEGKAEGALIVLDQNSKGFPYKTIKGLNVPKDQTMPDGSTCSYSPNDMSVGDLDGDGELDLVLKWDPNNSKDNSQSGYTGTVFIDGLKMDGTLLWRIDLGKNIRAGAHYTQFMVYDLDGDGIAEIVMKTSDGTVDGKGKVIGDGSKDYRTSSGTIMSGNEYLTVFKGNTGEAVHTINYWPARGKISGDTYGNRDNRMLAAIAYLDGVHPSVIMSRGYYTEFFVAAYDFDGKELKTRWQHSSDKKGQGLYGEGNHNLSVGDLDGDGFDEIVMGSAALKHDGTLLYRTGFGHGDAMHLSDMDPDKPGLEVYDVHEETTNKYSEEFRDKEGNVVWGTLQSTLKCKDKNGNEHVGCDNGRGMAADVDSTNRGFEMWSGTSGGIRTVTGTTLSATTPSVNFRIYFDGDLQDELLDATGSGGSGGKIEKWNSSKKTVDRYFSFYEVNSSTLNNYTKANPCIVADLFGDWREEFIARSSTDPSTITIFQTPVTTPHRLYTLMHDPQYRVSVAWQNVAYNQPPHASYYLPDMVKNLKKPDIYMLGTEGVAGLAPSISKVGDGLENQGILLGNAIESFGYKFIGCDGVKVTGLPKGVTAKVEGSTVTISGTPTEAGVFAYTVVTEGGEGDAASAKGVLSVAAPGNAEEVATKKEASKVDASTPDAGIGWSETTNTGFVEKGYFNFDNSTASYGTWNLYSEHTASTTISIRFANGGSAARDMELVVNGVKVGTVSMDATGGWTTWLTTDAKIDLAKGLNTITLKSTTADGGANVDMFYFDIEGVSAYAGQVDEQTTIKPVAASVRGMVFNPSTGVLYTPKAGLAEIYFYDMSGAMRLGVSRNVTAGMSEISLDRELLPKGLYVVKVKLDGKLMQKSVFRN
- a CDS encoding rhamnogalacturonan lyase, which translates into the protein MAKHPYFAILALLIALPLQSFALPRQMEAINRGLLVSNVGKSGMLVSWRLLGTEDSGTEFNLYRDGEKIATIGSNAGTNYLDAAGKVTSKYAVAAVVGGKEGPKLEPSIVLDSTVVDKGKSVPYKVLKLDRPASQVMPDSDNTVCNYYPDDMSVGDLDGDGEYELVVKWIPDNYKDNSQSMVGSYTGTVFIDAYELDGTKLWRISLGRNIRAGAHYTQFQVFDYDGDGKAEMIVKTGDGTIDGKGKVIGDSTKDYRNESGIIIEGPEYLTVFRGSDGAEITTIDYVPSRDIRAFGPYDSLGLNWGDKYGNRCDRFLAATAYLDGVHPSLITARGYYTAAYVVAFDFDGKNLKQRWFHKSETPGEGLFRQGNLNIVVGDLDDDGKDEIVYGGAALNSDGTLRYSTGLGYGYAAYVGDFDPDHAGREVWAIHSDYDSAEYIAEFRDDKGNIIFGDKPTLIKENGRAMVADIDSASRGYEMWSYIVNDIHSAKGTPIKLDSSLVPDGEEFGYLGSLVPTSFRIYFDGDLQDELLDGPVVHKFNSVKRTIETYFQGDSTLGLIGNQSTKNFPGLVADLFGDWREEMIFRSERDSSKIYILSTPVTTPHRLYTLMHDAQYRQAVAWQNTAYNLPPHPSYYLPDMVQKLTKPNVYTVGENDFVVDPDAVLIKNGGGKQKQTVTLGEKIKSISFDYLFCTGVKVEGLPSGVSAKVDSAAQTVKISGKPKKVGTFKYTVTTVGSKAGNVSTKGEIVVKEPDSSGTGKESIALVRLGGGLFYRPATGALFTPVPGFVEVLFYDVAGTVRGSVSGYVQAGESKLALDRGVLPEGMYVVKVKRDGAIQQKGLFRIKKE
- a CDS encoding TIGR02147 family protein, producing the protein MINLFEYLNYRDFLRDAYEERHASDWRFSHRYIADKAGFDSSMFNKILQGKRNLTERMVSVFADIFCNDAREKSYFANMVAFNQAKTHSESRQYLEKLVATKECKVEDLAKDQFEYFDHWYHAVIRELVTFYPYVGDDAALGLMVRPPITASQVKSSIALLERLSMIKKNPETGFYEQTQGLISSGSESYSTAVNSYIQQNLDVAQTAMDRFDKTERNLSTLAFACDETTYSELVEMVRRFRREILAKVSQCEKPNRVFQLGMQLFPLSDPYPPPQRRGRKRRIRGQEALDQKQLEGGKDAGEVDHV
- a CDS encoding GDSL-type esterase/lipase family protein translates to MRRIIKYLLAALVFAGVAVSDSTSFKVHVIGDSTVCNYKDNAYPQTGWGQILGSFFDGSRVQVVNYAIGGRSSKTFVQEGRLDEVKKNLQKGDVMMVQFGHNDRYFGSKPREVPFDSLGYWLQQYADVAKGAGATLVYVTPMNMNMGANGRNIFTEYNVVGKMEELAKKNGAVYVNLNAKSYNAYSKSWDPAYVSRYQFKMFLKGEYPNYPDGVTNDGTTHFQESGSIAHCQWIAEELESALKNESYISADNKANLTQLVSSLKPRFAFTVKANISNSKGLITHNQQLPGGAPLTLHVSPGSFGKKFVGWYDDDCNKLSADSNYYGKKTLYRAATYTAVFDGGPACQPTSHGEENSGDTPTSSSSEGPESSGSIDTALCFTGVADAAWPSPIDMASPEAGDGWTEANHEGFTGQGFFNFDNSAYSTATYNVTSDQSASNARVMIRYSFQGNTDRDMKLTVDNGEYDVTFKSTGSWDKWDTVYIEDVWVDALDFKVKLASASADGGPNIDMIAFDIKGVYRTGCKPAKVANDSVPPVRIAPVREMQLQPKVGKSFNALGRELPASTKARKYPAIRTFNR
- a CDS encoding GDSL-type esterase/lipase family protein, with translation MNCFTRIWQSAVIASMFVAPLALAKVTIYMCGDSTMQDWAAGYCPKQGQGQDFHYWFDATKAEVVNRGQGGMAADGYYDMFWKKGCSAGNCIVEKLQAGDYAVIQFGINDVSKSDEAKFTVAMSTMAKEAQAKGAYPIIMSPIRRCYYDSPTAIHNSYRGYPARAKAIADSLNIPFIDMSEMVANYMISVGESYAQQFIFNYATSAEYSNLKSDQADQVHLQMNGANAFGRIITEQMRAHSDPLVKKLGDYMAPMYQVSVKVSPEGAAEATSINAYYPQGMTVMLKTIPKSGKKFLGWYDGNGNKVSGQAVSTVKSQYIYTFTMRGAATQYTAVYEGGTAQKYEGDGAALTAFPTTTPKSLDDVTFVPFTPMDGSQESTVPVDKNIKKFFDAYKPDSGLGTSDTNWAHTGLGFFNMANEKNSFATYKMKFPGAGYVTLAVRYANGGTSDRMFNAYLDHDYYVSAPPTGGWENWDTAYVVMDAPLGEAELKFISLTSDGAPNIDAFGFSIDDVCRVSEGCPEVSDTTDTTIALHAIAANAGVRLRGAVLSLVRDADVSVFDMRGRLVVRKVMAAGEVNLSTLVRANGLYRVVVRDGSSKFVATYAKVR